tcactgAGAACTCTTTTTACTAAGGTAATTGAGAAAGATTTGTTGTGTTCTTCCCAAGCTCAAATCTTCCACATGCAGAGAAAGAACGCTGAAATACACAgatcaagaaagaaaaactagGTGAGCTAATGAAAATCTGCAGCTGGCTGGAAGCTCTTGCAGAATGTAAAGCATCCACTCTTGACTCAAGCACATAACCTCCCAGCACATCGAAGGTGAGAGTGCAGGTACCTGAAGGTGACAGATGACTGATCTTTCAGCACAGTATAAATCAAAGGAACTCTAGGATTTAGCTGCAGTTGTGCCACCATAAGAACCACCAGGGTATGTTCAACTGAGATGGTTGGTCCATCCCCAGGACCTCAGTTCCACCATGTGTCAGAGAACAGCTGCACCAGGAGCAAGTGCAACAACAACCCACACCTGCCGAGCTGGTGGGACAGCGAGTGGCGGCCGCGCTTCCGGCTGGGGCAGTGCCACTGAAAGGGGATCCCCACTTCTGATAAGCAGCAAGGGAGCAGGCAAACAATAGGTGGCTTGATGAGAGCTGCTCTACGATACTCCTGAGAAGCCCCACAGTCAGCACTGGCCAAAGAGGAAATTGGGGGTTTCCACAGCAACCTGTTCAGGGCACAAAGGCCCAACTGTCTAGGGGGAAGCAATGGAGGTGTCTCAACACTCCCATTTTAAGAAGGGACAGTAGTGGAAGGCTGGAGTCTTTCTGAAGCCAAAGTAGCTGCCAGAGTATTTCTGTACAGCAGGAGTTTAACTGGGTAGCAGTCCTGTAACTAGGGAGGAGCAGCGCTAGAGGAGGGAGTTACTGTAGACTTCACCAATGAAAGAAAGCCAAAAACACAGCATTGCACTTGGCTCCCTAATCTAATCTTACTAATACATACatgacacacagagaaaaaaataatacccAAACTGGCAGAGACAGCTGAGAAAGTCATCTTAGGACTGAGATGAAAGAGAAAGTCAGACagcaaaaattcccaaatacatttaatttaaaatagggAGATTTAGAATTTATTTACACAAACACTAACCAAAATTAGAAAcatccctggaaatgcaaaaccaaaaacaatgTCTGGAATCTGATCAGTCTGTGATAATTAACTCATCCACACCCCAGTCTTCATAGCTCCCATCTGGAAGGTAACGACGGATGATTATGGGGATCTTGCGTGCTCTgaagggaagagagagatgAACAGAAATGTCAGAATCTCCACTGTATCACTTCAGTAGGCAACAGAAGTGAGGCGCTTGGTGGCTTCAATAAGCTCATCAGATCTAAcagagagctgtgcagcaccCGTGAAGTCCCAACAACCTTCTGTCATCTGTAGATACAAAGCACTCAGCACTCTCAGACTATGAACACCAAAGACCTCTCAGACCTCTGCTGCTACTGCAGGAATTGAGCCTTGCATTCTGAACCCACTAAGAGACAACACCCTGATATAGGGGGCAAATATAAATCAAGGGacttgaaaaacaaatccaCTTTTTGTTTGACAGAAGGTTTTTCCTAACACGAGGTGACAGAATTCTGAGAACTTCCAGTAAAAACTTATATTTACAGAGAAATTTGCATCCTGAGAGCATTAGTTACATTTTAAGGATACGTGAAACAGGTACCAAAACCTGTTACAGCTGGGGTGGAGCTAAGTGCTTCCGAttagaaagcaagaaaatgctGAATACAATTTAACTTCATGAAAGTAGATTTAACCAGCAAAGCATAATCAGACAGTCTGGAATCTAGCCAGGGCATGAGGTTTCAACTGTATCAGACCTGAAGAGTAACACAACTTCTTTACATTTAGGGAGGTTGTTTTTCCAGTAGTAAAGTAACTCCCTGATGCTATGAATTACAACTGAATTTTAGCACAGTACAGGATGCACCACCCTGACTAACTTtccagagctcacacacaggcagTGACCAGAAGCAACTCTGAGCCTGGAGATCTGACAGGAATATGACCTAAGGAGCTTCTAGCAATGACAAAGGGAGCTGTAATagataaaaaaatctgcaagagCAGCTTCAGCACACTGAGAAACTGGGGAAGCAGGGGGGCAATTTTGTTCAAGGACAGTAACAGAGTCCAGCTGCTTGAAGGATATCTTCATGTGATCTAGATCTGCAGGAAAATTGTGAcacagcagggagctctgctgtggaaaGGTGGGCCTGCAAGCAGTCATCCAAAAActgcctctgctgcagtcaGAAAGGATTTACTTACCTTTCTGTAAGCAGGGGAAAGCACAAGAAGCCAAGCATGCAAGGGTGCAGGAAACAAGAATTCTCACCAGCCTGAcccttattttaatttttgccagCACTTCATTTGAACACAGGTCTGTTCACATGGCTGCTTCAAAGCAATTCCATTAGGGGAAATAAATTGATTCCTGAAAGATGAGGACATTGGGATCCCATCATAGAAATAAGGAACACTGGGACTGTGAAGTAGAAGAGATCCAGAGCACTCCTAATCATCAATATTTGTAGGAGCAACTAGGATGGAAGAAAGCAGCTGTGGAGAAACTCCaaggtgaaaaaggaaaaggcaactATAGTTTTTGAGGGAAGACAAGGTTGTCTTAGAACAAACTGCTAAATGCTGGAGTGAGGAGAACACTGCTGACTTTACAGAAAGGAATAGAAAATCTGTGACTTACTTGAGTTCTTTCATGGCAATAAGCAAGGGATCTGTCTCTCCTTCCAGCTCCACCATCACAGGGGCACACATCCTGGGAAGAACATCAACAACCACTTGAgcaaaaacacagagaaggaagagggaCAGCTAAACACCTGCCTACCTCTGTCACCTCTACAACAGCCAATAAAGTAGGAGGGTAGGACACCATCCTGGCAAAAGTGATTTGCTCTGTTGTGCacttcaagaagaaaattccaCAGATGGTTACAGACCAAACTTCTCCGTCAATGTTCTTCTTGTCCCACCCCTAGGGCTCTGCTAACCAGCTCATGCTCAAGGACTGGTCAAATCCACACTCTCCTAGCCGCCCTCTGCTGTACTTAAACATGAAGAAAAGagtggttttaaaattaatccaaTTAAAAAGGTGGCAAAATGAGCAAGCCTCTGACAACTCCAACACAGCTCTTCCATTCTGACTTGTTCACAGCTTCCAGCTCTTGATCAGGGGAAGAGAAGAGCTGGATTTACAGCACATTTTACctctgggaagaaaaatccaaTAGTTTTACAAAGGACTGTGACTACACCCATCCATGGGACAGTGATGGCACACAAAGTTCATGTGATGTATGGATAAGGCCATGGGGGGTACTGCTGGTCTGGGTTCAGCACTGAAGGCAGAAGATGCAGGTGAAGCAAACCAAATGAGTGTTTTGGATTAAAGGCCTGGCATGGGCCCATCTCACCTCCCCCCATTCTTCCTGCCTTTCACCAACTGAAAGAAGGTGCACCAAACAGCTTCACAGGCTGTGCAAAGAACAGCTTGGCTGCCTCTAAATCATGCACAAGAGAAGCCTCATTTTCAAGGTGGCTATAACCAAGATGAAACCCTTGCCACTTGTCTAATCATCTTGCTCAAAAGGTAGTTATTCAAAAAGCACAACACTATTTAATATCTATTaataaaacaagtttaaaaaggCAAATGGATTAAGAGCAGACAGCCTTGACATCACTTTAAGTTCTAAATGTTACTGTCTGTTTTAAGTAAGACCTTATTATAGCAAATACTGTAAAAAACTTGCAGCTTCCGACAATGTAACTACatttaaaatagatttcagATTGGTTTCTTCACTCCCAATTCCTACACCCCTGTGGTATCAACAAACTGTTTTGAAGCTTCTCTCCCTCCATCATTAACTCTTACAAGACAGTTATGAACTTTTAAGTCCATATGGGCTCTTTTAGGAAAGACAGAAACCAGAACTGTCTTGTCTCATTCCCGAGTAATTTTGCTTGTGACCTAGGAAAACTCATTGTGGCTACTAACTGCTCTCTCTTTGTGCACAAGTAGCACAGTTTCAGGgaagcagagacacagagacTTCAGGTGCAACTAAGAGCCCCATAGTCCTGTGCATCACTGTTGACCAGAGGTGACATGCAAGCTCAGCAGTCATGAAAAGGATTTAGAAGATCTGGGAATTTTtaagggaagaggaaagcacTTATCAGTGCAAAGGGAAGCACAGCTACAGCAATGCTGGGAACACAGTGGGCAGTACTCACGCTATCTGGAGAGCACGAGTGCCCAGGACTCTGGCTCGTTCGTACTTGGTCATGTAGGGGGTCGTGATCCGTTTCTGGTTTGCCTGCTGCCGCTCTCCCGAGGGCAGAATCTCCACgttctcctgtccctcctggtgGAAACAGAACCGCGCCGCTGCTCAGCCGCACCCGCCACCGAGGCCCTGAGGTGTGGGGGGAGCCACTGAGGCCTCCCTAACCAGAGAAGCCCCCCAGAcaggcagagcctgcccaggCCGGCCAGCCCAGCGGTCCAGGGGGCACTCACCTCCTCCGCGTTCTCGAGGTCCTCCAGACCCTCATCCTCCTCCACATCGTCGAAGTCATCCCCGTCAAAGCTGCGGGAGAGACACACGCATCGCACTTGTGGCCGGGCCGCCCCCACCCGacccgctccgctccgccgcCTCCCCTCGCTGCCCTCGGCCGCCCCGCTCTCACTTGTCCTCGTTGTCGGACATGTTGCCCACCCGGTGCCTCCTGACCCGCACTTCCGGGAGCCACTTCCGCGTATTGCCGTGACGCTACCGGAAGTCACGCTGCGCCGTTGCCATGGCGaccgccgccgcctccccgccccgcccccccTGTCTCGCCCGGTCGGCGCCCTTCGCGATGGAGACAACGGGGATCCCGGGCCGCGGTGGGGGCTCGGCGGCGGGCAGGCCGGCCCGGTACAGCACGGGCACGCGAGAGCTAGTGAAAGGTAATGGCGGAGCGGGACGGGGCCGGGTCCggcggctcggggagccgggGTCCCGCTCATCGTGCCTCGCCCCGAAGTAGAGCGTCCCACCGCGGTCCGGCAACCGGGCGGGCCCGTCGCTGGTGTCGCCGCCCGGCTGGAGTCTCCCAAACCAATATCTTCCCCTTCGGGTTGGAGTTGTGAGCGGGGTGACCCCAGGGCAGGTTCCCCAGCCCGGCTCTGATGCTTCTGCATGGACACGTTGTGTTTTTCAGCGATGATGGAGGAGATGCAGCTGACGCATTCCCACAAACGATACCTGATGGACTATGTGAAACGTGAGTGAGACCCTCTGGCTCTCCTGCCcgctgctgtgctgtggtgaGGAGCTTTTGCATCTCGGCTTGAGACAGGGGAATTTGCCCACAGCCTGCTCGGATGGGCAAGTGCtttaaaacagcagcacagcagctgctgacacAGGGGGACAAACGGGGCGAGCTGTCCCCATGGGTCAGCCAGGACACAAGGCGTCACACTGTGACCTGAGCCACAGTCTGTCGTGCCCAATCCCCAGGGTGAGACATATAGGGCTCTAAGGTCTTTGTTTGTGATGCTACTACGGACCAACAGATCTGCTGGCAATGGCCCAGACATCCATCCAGAGTCCCCTCTGCCTgatttgctgttatttttggTTCGTCTCCCAGGAGGAGATGCCCTGCCCCTTCAGAGATTCCCCCCCTCCAGCAAAGAGTCAGTGCCTgtttcctgcccagcagcctgtCAGCCACGCAGGCTTCCAGCTAGACCACTTCTCCGGCCTGCCAAGGTCTGCCGGGCAGGAGATGCCTACACCCGAGAGAAATTCAAGCCCCAGCCCACACGTAAGTCAGCAAACATTGCTAATAAATACACGGTGATGCCCAGAGCCTCTCTTCCCCTTCTGTCCATCTCCTGCCTCAGTCTCAGCAGTGGCAGCATATCTGAACTGCTCCACGTCTTCAGACTCTGTCTTCAAAGATGCTTCAGAAATGGATCTCTGAGGGAACACCTCAGATGTACCCTATCACCTGTGATGTAAGTGCTTGCTGACTTctgcctgccagctgtgggGTGACAGGTGATAGGGACCTGCACAGTCCT
This genomic interval from Catharus ustulatus isolate bCatUst1 chromosome 4, bCatUst1.pri.v2, whole genome shotgun sequence contains the following:
- the POLR2F gene encoding DNA-directed RNA polymerases I, II, and III subunit RPABC2, with protein sequence MSDNEDNFDGDDFDDVEEDEGLEDLENAEEEGQENVEILPSGERQQANQKRITTPYMTKYERARVLGTRALQIAMCAPVMVELEGETDPLLIAMKELKARKIPIIIRRYLPDGSYEDWGVDELIITD
- the C4H22orf23 gene encoding UPF0193 protein EVG1 isoform X3, translating into MATAAASPPRPPCLARSAPFAMETTGIPGRGGGSAAGRPARYSTGTRELVKAMMEEMQLTHSHKRYLMDYVKRGDALPLQRFPPSSKESVPVSCPAACQPRRLPARPLLRPAKVCRAGDAYTREKFKPQPTLVNEIQERREFLAEMEALGQGKKYQGIILTEISQKLHEMETIDKKRSEEMRNIMTKAFPVGNKSNLQD
- the C4H22orf23 gene encoding UPF0193 protein EVG1 isoform X1, with amino-acid sequence MATAAASPPRPPCLARSAPFAMETTGIPGRGGGSAAGRPARYSTGTRELVKAMMEEMQLTHSHKRYLMDYVKRGDALPLQRFPPSSKESVPVSCPAACQPRRLPARPLLRPAKVCRAGDAYTREKFKPQPTRDLEKEKRRLQNILATGKDEVEDEVVQVFVRKKEEEIAEPDRFEELVNEIQERREFLAEMEALGQGKKYQGIILTEISQKLHEMETIDKKRSEEMRNIMTKAFPVGNKSNLQD
- the C4H22orf23 gene encoding UPF0193 protein EVG1 isoform X2 — protein: MATAAASPPRPPCLARSAPFAMETTGIPGRGGGSAAGRPARYSTGTRELVKAMMEEMQLTHSHKRYLMDYVKRGDALPLQRFPPSSKESVPVSCPAACQPRRLPARPLLRPAKVCRAGDAYTREKFKPQPTRKSANIANKYTVMPRASLPLLSISCLSLSSGSISELLHVFRLCLQRCFRNGSLREHLRCTLSPVMRFGKGEEKTSKHLSNREG
- the C4H22orf23 gene encoding UPF0193 protein EVG1 isoform X4, translated to MATAAASPPRPPCLARSAPFAMETTGIPGRGGGSAAGRPARYSTGTRELVKAMMEEMQLTHSHKRYLMDYVKRGDALPLQRFPPSSKESVPVSCPAACQPRRLPARPLLRPAKVCRAGDAYTREKFKPQPTRKSANIANKYTVMPRASLPLLSISCLSLSSGSISELLHVFRLCLQRCFRNGSLREHLRCTLSPVIGE